The Aquila chrysaetos chrysaetos unplaced genomic scaffold, bAquChr1.4, whole genome shotgun sequence genome includes a window with the following:
- the LOC115338544 gene encoding E3 ubiquitin-protein ligase Topors-like, with amino-acid sequence MATETEWSCPICGDARDDVSYAMPCRHQFCLGCILRWTEVKPECPLCRRPVENVRFSVLGEDDYLQCVVAHPEESPDASRQAGSAPGPLPENSPHHPAASPPSSPQWILSPAEPGAAEPEDVGGLLPVVWAYLFQRRQHLLDPVLPWLRQELEAIYGARWWEAKTAENSILHTLCIHGPDEEVMLQMLEPLLGHYTTLVVYGIMGIIEGQCSEEAWRLLCPHAAGEEGNSPAAGSSSSSSSSSSPSCTGSQEGTPTAQPSSSSSPSGAEQEQPREEPGQEAAAGPSAQGCGRSPSAPGRGRGRSPGGPRRPAKRRAPGPQDSPRPRKRPPRRRH; translated from the coding sequence ATGGCCACGGAGACGGAGTGGAGCTGCCCCATCTGCGGCGATGCTCGAGATGACGTCTCTTACGCGATGCCCTGTCGCCACCAGTTCTGCCTGGGCTGCATCCTGCGTTGGACAGAGGTGAAACCAGAGTGCCCACTCTGCAGAAGACCAGTAGAGAATGTCAGGTTTTCTGTGCTGGGCGAAGACGACTATCTACAGTGTGTTGTCGCACACCCCGAAGAGTCGCCAGATGCCagcaggcaggcgggcagcgCTCCCGGTCCCCTGCCCGAAAACAGCCCCCATCACCCTGCGGCGTCCCCTCCGTCATCTCCGCAGTGGATACTGTCCCCGGCTGAGCCGGGGGCTGCAGAGCCGGAGGACGTGGGTGGCCTCCTGCCTGTGGTCTGGGCGTATCTTTTCCAAAGACGACAGCACCTCCTCGATCccgtgctgccctggctgcgccAGGAGCTGGAGGCAATATATGGGGCACGGTGGTGGGAGGCAAAGACTGCAGAGAACAGCATCCTGCATACCCTGTGCATCCACGGTCCGGATGAAGAGGTCATGCTCCAGATGCTGGAGCCTCTCCTTGGGCACTATACAACATTAGTGGTCTATGGCATCATGGGTATCATTGAGGGTCAGTGCAGCGAGGAGGCCTGGAGGCTGCTGTGCCCCCATGCTGCCGGGGAGGAAGGCAACAGCCCTGCGGccggctccagctcctccagctccagctcctccagccccagctgcaccGGCTCCCAGGAGGGGACTCCCACCGCTCAGCcgagctcctccagcagcccgtcaggggcagagcaggagcagccccgggaggagccggggcaggaggcggcggcaggtccctctgcccagggctgcggccgcagcccctccgctcccggccggggcaggggccgcTCGCCCGGGGGGCCCCGGCGCCCCGCAAAGAGGAGGGCCCCCGGCCCCCAGGACTCTCCCCGGCCCCGCAAGAGGCCGCCTCGCCGGCGGCACTAG